TCTGGTAATTGCGCTGATCATATGGGCGCTGATCTCCATGCACTGGGCAACCAAAACCATGAAGGATGTTCTGCGTGAAGGTCTCCCTTTGCTGACCCCTCTGTGTCTTCTCGGAATCGTGGCCGGCGTTCTGTATACGAATCAGCTGGAAGGATTGATCGCGGCAGCATCCGTTTTGATCCTTATCTCTCCATTCATGAACGGATGCGGATCGATCGGCGGCATCCTGACCTCCCAGATCGGGACGGAGATGCATATGGGTCTCGTGGATGCACGATCTTTCCCGCAGAGTCTCGTATGGAAGCATTTTATCGCAAACTATGTGTATGCCCTGCTAATTCTTCCGCTTATGGGTCTGCTTTCTCACGCTGCCGCGGTCCTCTGCGGCATCACTACGCCGGGCCTTATCCCAATGGTCCTTCTCTCTCTGATCGCTGGTCTTATTGTGGTGACGGTCATGAATCTTCTCGGTTATTACACCGCCGCCATTACCTATCGTCTCGGGTATGATCCGGATAACTTCGGAGTTCCGGTCGTAACAAGCTCGATCGATCTGATTGGAGCAACATCCCTGATCCTTGTTATGGCAGTATTGTTTGTGTGATGAACTGAACTCATTTGAGAAAAAAACGGCAGACCGTTTGACAGCGTCGGGAATTTACTGAAAAAAAGAGAAGGGGAAATTAGTAAGTGTAAACGATCGAAAGCGTTGCAGTAGTTTTGATCTCGCCGGATTCGATCGTGGTGCGTGCACCGCTTGCTTCGGCCTTTACTAAGCTGACATCCATGTTCGTGTAGGAGACGGGGGTGTAGCTCTGACCTACATTGATGGTGCCTGTGCCGGAGATCTTCAGACCGAGAGCTGAAGAGACGGAATCCGCATCGGCGCGTGCCGATTTGACAGCCGAGAGGATTGCAGCGTTTCTTTCAATAATCATCTTCTCATCGGAAAGACCGAACTGAAGGCTGTTTACGCTGTTTGCTCCTGCAGCGACGGTAGCGTCGATGTAGGAACCGGCCTGGTCGACATCATAGTAGATGATCTGAACGGTGTTCGTTACTTTGTAGACGGTGGTTCCGTTTGCCCACTTGCCGGGATTATAGTCCCCGATAACGTAGGAGTAGATGTTGTAACCGGTCGTCTGGATGTTCGAGTCTTTGATGCCGGCATTCTTGAGTGCGGCAACCACTTTTTCCATCAGGGCTGCATTTTCGCTCTGGGCGATTTTTGCATCAGGGTTTTTGGTCTCAACGCCGAAGCTGATCGTTACTTTGTCGGGAGTGGTGGTCGAAACGCCGTATCCGGAAACCAGAATGACTTTGTCGGTCTGTGAATCTTCTGCTGCCGCAGGCATAGCAAAGATCGCAAACACCGCAAAGAGAAGCAGGATTGCAATTACATTCTTTTTCATATGTATCACTACACTTGTAGTTGCTATATTGACATATACCTATCCAAAACTACGAAAATTATTGTAATTATTATGCACCCGTCTGCGCGCCCAGCGATTTTCTGTATTGTGAGTCTATAAATAATCTTCCGTGATGCCGGATTGCATTGCCCCCAACAATACTTTAAATAGACGATGGCGATTACATATACTTATAGCAACCTGGAAGTGATAAAAATGACAGAGAATACTAAAATTTCATTAATTGTACAGGAGGCAGACCAAAATGATGTCGGACGCGGATACGCGAAAATAAATAATGACGTTATGGCAAAACTCGGCGTCGACTCCGGCGATTTCATCAAGATCACTGGAAAACGCATGGGCGCTGCCAAAGTCATGCGTTCATCCGTCTCCGGTTCGGGAGGGATCGCAATCGACGGAGACATCCGTAGGTCGGCAGGTGCAGGTATTGGTGACACTGTAACTGTCGAGAAGGTCGTTCCAAAGACCGCGACAAAGATCACGCTTCAGCCAATCTCACAGAGCATCCGTCTCGACAGCCGTGCACTCGAGCAGACGATCCAGAGTAAATTCGCCGGCCGGCCGATTACGAAAGGCCAGATCATGACCTTCGGGTTCCAGACCAAGTCGGAGGATCCGTTCTTCTCAGGATGGGGAGGATTCTCCAACTACAACACCGAGTACGTCGACTTCGCTGTTTCGGATGTCTCGCCCGGTGATGTTGCGATCATCGGCTCGGAGACAACCGTCAACTACAAAGACAGCGTCTATAAAGGTGAGGACGCTCCCAAAGGAAAATCCGCAGGAAACATCCATTACGAGGATATCGGTGGTCTCGGCCGTGAACTTTCGCTCGTGCGGGAGATGATCGAGTACCCGCTCAGACATCCGGAAGTATTCGAGAAACTCGGTATCGAACCGCCGAAGGGAGTTCTTCTCTATGGTCCGCCCGGAACCGGTAAAACCCTTATCGCCCGTGCGGTCGCAAATGAAGCGGGTGCCTACTTCGACACGATCTCGGGGCCGGAGATTATCTCCAAATACTACGGGGACTCCGAAGAAAAACTTCGTGAGATCTTCGAGAAAGCCGAAGAGAATGCACCGTCGATTATATTCATCGATGAGATCGACTCGATCGCCCCAAAACGTGAAGAGTCAAAAGGCGAAGTGGAACGCCGTGTCGTTGCCCAGCTGCTTTCCCTGATGGACGGCCTAAAGAGCCGCGGGAAAGTCATCGTGATTGCTGCAACCAACCTTCCGGACTCCATCGACCCGGCGCTTCGCCGTGGCGGGCGGTTTGACCGTGAGATCGAGATCGGCGTCCCGGACAAAGACGGACGCCGCGAGATCCTGCAGATCCATGCACGAAACGTCCCGCTTTCCGAGAACTTCAAGTTGGAAAAGTATGCAAATACCACCCACGGATTTGTGGGAGCAGACCTTGCTTTGATGGTGAAAGAGGCTGCGATGCATGCCCTGCGCCGTGCCTTCCCGGGCATGAACCCCGACGAGGAGATCAGCGCAGAAAAGCTCGAAAACCTCAAAGTGACCGCAGAGGACTTCGAATCGGCTCTGAAAATGGTTCAGCCGAGCGCCATGCGTGAGGTTCTCGTCGAAGTGCCCGACATCCGCTGGGCAGACGTCGGCGGTCTCGACTCCGTCAAAGAAGAACTTCAGCAGGCGGTCGAGTGGCCGCTCAAATACAGGGATGTCTACAAACAGTTCGCCACGAAATCCCCCAAGGGTTTCCTGATGTTCGGGCCGCCCGGGACAGGAAAGACCCTGCTCGCCAAAGCGGTCGCAAACGAATCGGAGTGTAACTTCATCTCCGTAAAAGGACCAGAACTCATGTCGAAATGGGTGGGAGAGTCCGAGAAGGGCATTCGTGAGATCTTCAGAAAAGCCCGTCTCGCGTCTCCGTCGATCATCTTCTTCGATGAGATCGACTCGATCGTTCCCCGCAGAGGAAGTTACGAAGGCTCCTCCCACGTGACCGAAAGCGTCGTCAGTCAGTTCCTGACCGAACTCGACGGTCTCGAGGAGCTGAAAAACGTCGTCGTGATCGGCGCCACAAACCGCCCGGACATGATCGACCCGGCTCTTCTGAGGCCGGGACGTCTCGAGCAGCATATCTTCGTACCCCCGCCGGACCGCGAGGGAAGAAAGCAGATCCTCAATGTCTACATCAAAGACATCAGCTCGATGCTGGCCGAAGATGTAAATCTGGATGAACTCGTCGACAAAACCGAAGGGTTTGTCGGAGCTGACATCGAAGCACTCGTCCGTGAGGCAAAGATGGTCGCGATCCGCGAGTTCGTGAAAGTGATGGCCGGCCACGACGCCGCCGAGATCACGCTTGCAGTATCGAGCGTCAAGATCTTCGGCAGGCACTTCGATGCCGCGTTGAAGAGGGTAAGACCCTCCCTCGATAAGTCGGGAAGACGCAGCGCCGAAAGAGGTTCATGGCAGTACAGATTCAATGACGAAGAGAGAAAGACTCTCGAAAAGGGCATTTCCATCGTGGAAACCGCCGAATACAAAGGCGGCGAACTCACGCCGGAAATGCAGGAACTCGATGAACTGCTGATGGCTCATCAGAAAGACTTTAGCAGAATCAAAGAGATAACTAAGACAGCATATGCGTGAAGAGAAACACTCTCTTCACCTCGGAGATGAAACAGAATGCTGGAAACACCAGATGATGCATACAGGGAATTAATGGATATCATCCATAAGATATTGATCAATCACGTTTCTGGAGAGAATGAGGGCAAACTCCCGCCGGTCGTCGGTGTGAAGTTCGTCCTCTCCGGCGGTAAGATCCATCTGACACACGACGAGGTCCACAATAAGACGATCCCGATCGAGATGTTCGAGGACAAGGGAACTGTAATCATCCAGACCGAACTCCCCTCCGAATGTCAGGATGATTTCTTCATCGCCTATCAGGACGGTAAACTCCAGCTCAATGCCGGCACCAACCGTGAATACTCAGCAGTGATCCCGGTTGCCGGAATCGACCCGTCACAAACCCAGACGCACCTGAAAAACGGTGTGCTGGAGATCATCTGTTACAAGAAACTGGAACAAGCCGTCCAGTAAAAAGAAACTGGGAAACATGTGCGGCCGAAAAAGGCCGCAGACTTTTTTTTTTATATTATTTGACGTACGTTCTGCTTTACTGAGCGTGTGCATCCTTCAAGAGTTCTTTGAGCGTCATGACGAACCGCTGGATCGCCGTGATGTGTCCAAAGAAGCCGTACACAACAAGCATCCATCCCAAAAACGGCAGGCCGAAAAGGATCGGAGCCGGATAGACGACCTCGGCATGACCGAAAAGCATCAGAAGGACCAGACGGTCGGCACGTCCGAGGACCCCGCCGTAGTTTCGCTTGAGTCCGACCGCCTGCGCCTGGGTTCCCATATAGGAGGAAAGCAGAACGCCGGTGATCGCAAACAGGCCGATCAGCCATGCCGGAACAGGAGCCTGCCAGGTCTGGACCCCGTAAACGATGATACCGGTGATGATGAATACATCAGCATACCGGTCGAAGACGTGATCCAGATAATCGCCGATCGGACTTGCCGCCCCGGTGTGTCGTGACAGCGCTCCGTCCAGAACATCCAGGAATGAATTCAGGACAACAAACAGCACGCCAAAAAGCGGCAGACCGAATCCGAAAAATATCCCGGCAATGAGTGCGCAGAAAAGCGAGACAACGGTCCACATATTCGGCGTTATCGGAAGCTTTGAAAATGCCTCTGCAATAGGCGTTAATATCCACTGAACTTTCGGACGAAGCGAATCAAGACTCATATGACATCTGCTATATACTCTGACCAGTCGAGTGATCCAAACGATGCGGGAGTCTCTCCCTTCGCAAAAGAGATGATACTCCGGACCACAGACTCTCTCTCTGTACTTGTAGTGTCTATCTCATAAATCTGTTCCGATGCAAAAGCATCAGCCGTTTCGATCAGGATCACGTCCAAAGCTTCGGCTTCCAGATTTTCACGGATCTTTTCTTTTGAATAGCCACGTGAAGCGAGACGTTCACGTAAAACATCGGGCCGGCATCTCAAAATGATGATCTTATCGCAGGGGAGATTATGGGCGAATGCCCCCTCGACAAACCCTTCGGTATAGGGAAACGCATCCGCCCAGGCATCCACGTCCACGATATCCGAACCGAACGCATCATCGTGTTCCAAGACGAAGGGGCCGACAGTGGTTTTGAGATCGAGAACTGGATACCCCATCTCACGCAGGAGGTCTGCGACGGTAGTCTTCCCGCATCCGGGTGTTCCGGTAATCCCGATCATCATAATTTTTTCACCGCAGCGAGGAATCGCTCGTTTTCCCAGTCGGCACCTACGCTTACGCGAATGAATGTATCTCCAAGACCCGGGAAACTGGCACAGGAACGAACGAGAACACCCTGCTTTGCTAAGGCTTCCATTACATCATCGCCCAATTGCGGTGCAACATTGATCAGAACAAAGTTTGCACCGCTGGGAGATATCGGGAAGGGGATCTCTTTGATGAATTCCTCACGCCATTTCCTGACATGAGCGATGAAATTATCTTTATAGACATGATCCGATACCGCTTCTGATGCCGCGGCCGCGGATACACGGTTCAGCGTGAACGGC
The sequence above is a segment of the uncultured Methanocorpusculum sp. genome. Coding sequences within it:
- a CDS encoding SIMPL domain-containing protein (The SIMPL domain is named for its presence in mouse protein SIMPL (signalling molecule that associates with mouse pelle-like kinase). Bacterial member BP26, from Brucella, was shown to assemble into a channel-like structure, while YggE from E. coli has been associated with resistance to oxidative stress.) codes for the protein MKKNVIAILLLFAVFAIFAMPAAAEDSQTDKVILVSGYGVSTTTPDKVTISFGVETKNPDAKIAQSENAALMEKVVAALKNAGIKDSNIQTTGYNIYSYVIGDYNPGKWANGTTVYKVTNTVQIIYYDVDQAGSYIDATVAAGANSVNSLQFGLSDEKMIIERNAAILSAVKSARADADSVSSALGLKISGTGTINVGQSYTPVSYTNMDVSLVKAEASGARTTIESGEIKTTATLSIVYTY
- a CDS encoding CDP-alcohol phosphatidyltransferase family protein produces the protein MSLDSLRPKVQWILTPIAEAFSKLPITPNMWTVVSLFCALIAGIFFGFGLPLFGVLFVVLNSFLDVLDGALSRHTGAASPIGDYLDHVFDRYADVFIITGIIVYGVQTWQAPVPAWLIGLFAITGVLLSSYMGTQAQAVGLKRNYGGVLGRADRLVLLMLFGHAEVVYPAPILFGLPFLGWMLVVYGFFGHITAIQRFVMTLKELLKDAHAQ
- a CDS encoding adenylate kinase family protein → MMIGITGTPGCGKTTVADLLREMGYPVLDLKTTVGPFVLEHDDAFGSDIVDVDAWADAFPYTEGFVEGAFAHNLPCDKIIILRCRPDVLRERLASRGYSKEKIRENLEAEALDVILIETADAFASEQIYEIDTTSTERESVVRSIISFAKGETPASFGSLDWSEYIADVI
- a CDS encoding CDC48 family AAA ATPase; this encodes MTENTKISLIVQEADQNDVGRGYAKINNDVMAKLGVDSGDFIKITGKRMGAAKVMRSSVSGSGGIAIDGDIRRSAGAGIGDTVTVEKVVPKTATKITLQPISQSIRLDSRALEQTIQSKFAGRPITKGQIMTFGFQTKSEDPFFSGWGGFSNYNTEYVDFAVSDVSPGDVAIIGSETTVNYKDSVYKGEDAPKGKSAGNIHYEDIGGLGRELSLVREMIEYPLRHPEVFEKLGIEPPKGVLLYGPPGTGKTLIARAVANEAGAYFDTISGPEIISKYYGDSEEKLREIFEKAEENAPSIIFIDEIDSIAPKREESKGEVERRVVAQLLSLMDGLKSRGKVIVIAATNLPDSIDPALRRGGRFDREIEIGVPDKDGRREILQIHARNVPLSENFKLEKYANTTHGFVGADLALMVKEAAMHALRRAFPGMNPDEEISAEKLENLKVTAEDFESALKMVQPSAMREVLVEVPDIRWADVGGLDSVKEELQQAVEWPLKYRDVYKQFATKSPKGFLMFGPPGTGKTLLAKAVANESECNFISVKGPELMSKWVGESEKGIREIFRKARLASPSIIFFDEIDSIVPRRGSYEGSSHVTESVVSQFLTELDGLEELKNVVVIGATNRPDMIDPALLRPGRLEQHIFVPPPDREGRKQILNVYIKDISSMLAEDVNLDELVDKTEGFVGADIEALVREAKMVAIREFVKVMAGHDAAEITLAVSSVKIFGRHFDAALKRVRPSLDKSGRRSAERGSWQYRFNDEERKTLEKGISIVETAEYKGGELTPEMQELDELLMAHQKDFSRIKEITKTAYA